In Labrus mixtus chromosome 3, fLabMix1.1, whole genome shotgun sequence, a single window of DNA contains:
- the tmem44 gene encoding transmembrane protein 44: protein MSTINMRGHKASTENTNTSLSSLLDFCADTISTCLSSDADKLCASIGLNCLSALLVLLSCILLVCQRCRTRRQNTGETFTSLYSFLGNLCNTVGAVLSSQLYILIIMGTFASAVDFVHVISSCLPVLLCWNSQSEKRQRMIRSRRRQYLLSMCVLMMVGGGILKSRVTLRPLETSLPGRKLLHVTLQDNTEVLGYILGLLSFVVSCTSRFPSLSRAYRGQMLTWPYVYSGLMCSLAGALYAAAILVYDTNYTFVLRVLPWLLSALCCVCLDLLILVMCWCRKGTRRQLHSFSLDTESLLGCSGLTSEDNAVMNRHAKQQVNSSAQTETEKKQKITEMGRYIDMSVQPASKTWLKEVMLSKEEMADRPLHRTVRVVRVNGFSSDTSYDSSLESSDLEWDFEEANAQWNEPTAKQRERAEFPLVGWPKHPKPCKLCTCATSGPPQRTLCGNDDQK, encoded by the exons ATGTCAACAATAAATATGAGGGGACATAAAGCTAGCACAGAAAATACCAATACTTCTCTCTCCAGCCTGTTGGACTTCTGCGCGGATACAATCTCTACCTGCTTGTCGAGCGACGCAGACAAACTTTGCGCATCCATCGGCTTAAACTGTCTGTCTGCGCTGCTTGTCCTGCTGTCATGCATCCT GCTCGTGTGTCAGAGGTGCAGAACTCGGAGACAAAATACGGGAGAAACGTTCACATCCTTGTACAGCTTCCTCGGTAACCTGTGCAACACCGTGGGAGCCGTTCTGTCCAGTCAGCTGTATATTCTG ATCATAATGGGCACGTTTGCTTCTGCTGTGGATTTTGTCCATGTTATTTCTTCCTGCCTCCCTGTGCTCCTGTGCTGGAATTCACAGTCAG aaaaGAGGCAAAGGATGATAAGGAGCCGGAGGCGGCAGTACCTCCTTTCAATGTGCGTTCTTATGATGGTTGGAGGAGGAATTCTCAAGTCCAGGGTCACCCTGCGCCCATTAGAGACCAGTCTACCTGGGAGGAAACTGCTGCATGTCACCCTCCAA GACAACACTGAAGTCCTGGGTTACATACTTGGCCTCCTCTCCTTTGTAGTTTCCTGTACCTCGAGGTTCCCTTCACTCAGCAGAGCA tACAGAGGACAGATGTTGACCTGGCCCTATGTTTATTCAGGACTGATGTGCTCACTGGCTGGTGCTCTCTATGCTGCTGCGATTCTCGTCTACGACACCAACTATACGTTTGTTTTGAGAGTCCTGCCGTGGCTACTGTCAGCTCTGTGCTGTGTCTGCCTAGACCTTCTT ATCCTAGTCATGTGTTGGTGCAGAAAAGGAACGAGGCGGCAGCTACACAGCTTTTCTCTGGATACAGAGAGCCTTTTAGGTTGCTCAGGACTCACCAGTGAGGATAATGCTGTCATGAATAGACATGCAAAACAACAAGTTAATTCATCAGCACAAACAGAA acagaaaaaaaacagaagattaCTGAGATGGGCCGATATATTGATATGAGTGTTCAACCTGCAAGCAAA ACATGGCTGAAGGAGGTGATGTTGTCTAAGGAGGAGATGGCGGACCGACCTCTCCACAGGACGGTGCGAGTGGTGAGAGTCAACGGTTTCTCCTCAGACACATCATACGACTCCTCATTGGAAAGCTCTGATCTGGAG TGGGATTTTGAAGAGGCAAACGCCCAGTGGAATGAACCAACAGCAAAACAACGGGAGAGGGCTGAGTTTCCACTCGTAGGATGGCCAAAACACCCCAAACCCTGTAAACTGTGCACCTGTGCAACGTCTGGGCCCCCACAGAGAACTCTGTGTGGTAACGATGACCAAAAGTAA